One Luteibacter sp. 9135 DNA segment encodes these proteins:
- a CDS encoding energy transducer TonB yields MLALRTSTSLSALGLVIGIAGTSWLTALTYERAPATRPFAEVVMPGTGHGLPRPTARSARTDVADAVTENRSLRERPRAAPVVRPSAPRVAATPRQAPNDLVPVYTPSPRYPMSALRAHREGQVVLSVTVTPEGGVADVAVGRSSGDTDLDRAAEEAVRNWRFASAEDRGPRYTADLPVRFELTRPD; encoded by the coding sequence ATGCTCGCACTTCGTACCAGCACGTCCCTCAGCGCCCTCGGGCTCGTCATCGGCATTGCCGGCACCAGCTGGCTCACCGCCCTGACCTACGAACGGGCGCCGGCCACGCGGCCGTTCGCCGAAGTCGTGATGCCCGGCACGGGCCATGGCCTGCCGCGACCGACGGCCCGGTCGGCACGCACCGATGTGGCGGATGCCGTCACGGAGAACCGTTCGTTGCGGGAGCGGCCCCGTGCTGCGCCGGTTGTCCGGCCGTCCGCCCCGCGCGTCGCGGCGACGCCCCGGCAGGCACCGAACGACCTGGTACCCGTCTACACCCCGTCGCCGCGCTATCCGATGTCGGCCTTGCGTGCACACCGCGAGGGCCAGGTGGTCCTCAGTGTCACGGTGACGCCGGAGGGTGGCGTGGCGGATGTCGCCGTGGGACGTTCCAGTGGCGACACGGACCTGGATCGCGCCGCCGAAGAGGCCGTGCGCAACTGGCGCTTCGCCAGCGCGGAAGACCGCGGGCCGCGCTATACCGCCGACCTGCCGGTGCGCTTCGAGCTCACCCGCCCCGACTGA
- a CDS encoding GNAT family N-acetyltransferase, with protein sequence MSLDIRRAGPADADNLARWNTAMAWETEQKRLDPATVARGVRVVLDEPRRGFYLVAERDGVAVGCLMVTYEWSDWRCGDFWWVQSVYVEAEARGTGVFGALYRQVKALAEGAGAVGLRLYVEYENERAQRTYSGLGMQRCHYHMYEAPLGD encoded by the coding sequence ATGAGCCTCGACATTCGTCGCGCCGGTCCTGCCGACGCGGATAACCTGGCCCGCTGGAACACCGCCATGGCCTGGGAGACCGAGCAAAAACGGCTCGATCCCGCCACGGTGGCGCGCGGCGTGCGCGTCGTGCTCGACGAGCCACGCCGTGGTTTCTACCTCGTGGCCGAACGGGATGGCGTAGCCGTGGGTTGCCTGATGGTCACCTACGAATGGAGCGACTGGCGCTGCGGTGATTTCTGGTGGGTGCAGAGCGTGTATGTGGAAGCCGAAGCGCGCGGCACCGGCGTGTTCGGCGCCCTCTACCGGCAGGTGAAGGCGCTGGCCGAAGGCGCGGGGGCGGTGGGGCTGCGGCTGTACGTGGAGTACGAAAACGAACGCGCCCAGCGCACCTACAGCGGGCTGGGCATGCAGCGCTGCCATTACCACATGTACGAGGCCCCGCTGGGGGATTGA
- a CDS encoding acetyl-CoA C-acetyltransferase, which translates to MEKTQKRVGVVGGVRIPFCRNNTAYADVGNFGMSVKVLGALVEKFGLHGVELGEVAMGAVIRHSSDWNLAREALLSSGLAPTTPGITSARACGTSLDNAIAIANKIATGQIEAGIAGGSDTTSDVPIVYGQKLRKRLLALNRARSLKEKLQVATRGFSLKELKPSFPGVAEPRTGKSMGDHCEQMAKTWKIGRVEQDELALASHRNLAAAYDSGLLDDLVVPFRGLKRDGFLRAESTLEKLGSLKPAFDKTSGQGTLTAGNSTGLSDGAAAVLLASDEWAAARGLSIQAYFTHAEVSAVDFVHGEGLLMAPTVAVPRMLKRAGLTLQDFDFYEIHEAFAAQVLCTLRAWENDDYCRTRLGLDGPLGSIDPAKLNVNGSSLASGHPFAATGARIVATLAKMLEKKGSGRGLISICTAGGMGVTAILERP; encoded by the coding sequence ATGGAAAAGACGCAAAAGCGTGTGGGTGTGGTCGGCGGCGTCCGCATTCCTTTCTGCCGCAACAACACCGCCTACGCCGACGTCGGCAATTTCGGAATGTCGGTGAAGGTGCTGGGTGCCCTGGTCGAGAAGTTCGGCCTGCATGGCGTCGAACTGGGCGAAGTGGCCATGGGTGCGGTCATCCGCCACTCGTCGGACTGGAACCTGGCGCGTGAAGCGCTGCTTTCGTCCGGCCTGGCGCCGACCACCCCGGGCATCACCTCGGCGCGCGCCTGCGGCACCTCGCTGGACAACGCCATCGCGATCGCCAACAAGATCGCCACGGGCCAGATCGAGGCCGGCATCGCCGGGGGCTCGGATACCACCAGCGACGTCCCCATCGTCTACGGGCAGAAGCTGCGCAAGCGGCTGCTGGCGCTCAACCGCGCCCGCTCGTTGAAGGAAAAACTGCAGGTCGCCACCCGCGGCTTTTCGCTCAAGGAACTCAAGCCCTCGTTCCCCGGCGTGGCCGAGCCGCGTACCGGCAAGTCCATGGGCGACCACTGCGAGCAGATGGCGAAAACCTGGAAGATCGGTCGCGTGGAGCAGGACGAACTGGCCCTGGCCAGTCACCGCAACCTGGCCGCCGCCTATGACTCCGGCCTGCTGGATGACCTCGTGGTGCCGTTCCGTGGCCTCAAGCGCGACGGCTTCCTGCGTGCGGAATCCACCCTGGAAAAACTCGGCTCGCTCAAGCCCGCGTTCGACAAGACCTCGGGGCAGGGCACGCTCACGGCCGGCAATTCCACGGGCCTGTCCGACGGCGCCGCCGCGGTGCTGCTGGCCAGCGACGAGTGGGCTGCGGCCCGCGGCCTGTCCATCCAGGCCTATTTCACGCATGCGGAAGTATCGGCGGTGGATTTCGTCCACGGCGAGGGCCTGCTGATGGCCCCGACCGTGGCGGTGCCGCGCATGCTCAAGCGGGCGGGGCTGACGTTGCAGGATTTCGACTTCTACGAGATCCACGAAGCCTTCGCCGCGCAGGTGCTGTGCACATTGCGTGCATGGGAGAACGACGACTATTGCCGTACCCGGCTGGGCCTTGACGGTCCGCTGGGTTCGATCGATCCGGCCAAGCTCAACGTCAACGGCTCCAGTCTCGCGTCCGGTCACCCGTTCGCGGCCACGGGGGCACGCATCGTCGCCACCCTGGCGAAGATGCTGGAAAAGAAGGGTTCGGGCCGTGGCCTGATCTCCATCTGTACCGCAGGCGGCATGGGCGTCACGGCGATCCTCGAACGTCCCTGA
- a CDS encoding two-component system sensor histidine kinase NtrB, with translation MQAPTQADLLTLLGTGLAVVSTDGRVSWINPALGELLDVGPRTAPGQELTALMRNPALAAQLDRVALERRAYNLRAVTFGVARGRELTADLILQPLDDGSILVEVHPLAPELAAASAGTPLSATLRGFAHEVKNPLAGLRGAAQLLERRVVDKDLRQLAAMVIAEADRLAALADGLLRHGGAPRLGPVNLHELLERLEGLVVAEANAPRVRHDFDPSLPDTLGDADRLLQVLLNLTRNASEAGADTLTLRTRVEHGARVGERTVRAALRVDVIDDGPGVPDELRDTLFQPLVSGRPDGTGLGLALSREIALEHGGDLRYTSRQGETVFSLYLPMERPHD, from the coding sequence CCGACCTCCTGACGCTCCTGGGCACCGGCCTAGCCGTCGTCTCCACGGACGGCCGCGTCAGCTGGATCAACCCAGCCCTCGGCGAACTCCTCGACGTCGGCCCCCGCACCGCCCCCGGGCAGGAGCTCACCGCCCTGATGCGCAACCCAGCCCTGGCGGCGCAACTCGATCGCGTCGCCCTAGAGCGCCGCGCCTACAACCTCCGCGCCGTCACCTTCGGCGTCGCCCGTGGCCGTGAACTCACTGCCGACCTGATCCTGCAGCCGCTGGACGACGGCAGCATCCTCGTCGAAGTCCATCCGCTTGCGCCCGAACTCGCGGCAGCCAGCGCCGGCACCCCGCTCTCCGCCACCCTGCGCGGCTTCGCCCACGAGGTGAAGAACCCCCTCGCCGGCCTGCGCGGCGCCGCCCAACTGCTGGAACGCCGCGTCGTCGACAAGGACCTGCGCCAGCTCGCCGCCATGGTGATCGCCGAGGCCGACCGGCTTGCCGCGCTCGCCGATGGTCTGCTCCGCCACGGCGGTGCGCCGCGTCTGGGTCCGGTCAACCTCCACGAACTGCTGGAGCGCCTTGAAGGCCTGGTCGTCGCCGAAGCGAACGCCCCGCGTGTGCGCCACGACTTCGACCCCAGCCTGCCGGATACGCTGGGCGACGCCGACCGCCTGCTCCAGGTGCTGCTCAACCTCACCCGCAATGCCTCTGAAGCGGGTGCTGACACGCTCACCCTGCGCACCCGCGTCGAGCACGGCGCGCGCGTGGGCGAACGTACCGTGCGCGCCGCGTTGCGCGTAGACGTGATCGACGACGGCCCGGGTGTGCCTGACGAACTGCGCGACACCTTGTTCCAGCCGCTGGTATCCGGTCGCCCCGACGGCACCGGGCTGGGGCTGGCGCTGTCACGCGAGATCGCGCTCGAACACGGCGGCGACCTTCGTTACACCAGTCGTCAAGGCGAGACCGTCTTTTCCCTCTACCTCCCGATGGAGCGTCCGCATGACTGA
- a CDS encoding phospholipase D family protein: MRRHHFLFLIIAVLAVSGCSLSAQRIRKADAVVALTVDRQSSCAQEAEHCAAPSTLVDAAREADAASTDTRPVHVATLLEDGETAMAARINLIRAATQTIDVQTYIWEQDDAGKLVLDELVRAARRGVRVRILADQLFSFRDAGLLAGLARASDHLEIRLYNPTFHSAHTTPMAFAAGIVCCFFKFNQRMHNKLIVVDDVIGITGGRNYEDRYFDWDGTFDYVDRDVMIGGPAARAMGASFAQFWNHKRAVQLTHLRDVNKELVRDTDDPRHWVTPTYEHPERVVDIVADAEDPEWIADRIQRDTLRMNRVEYLSDLPGKTDEPKRREARALTRHIMGLVRNAHSEVILQTPYLVMSKPAKKIFSTLQRKPSPPRVVVSTNSLASTDAFAVYAMSYKHRKRYLIDYGFEIYEMKPHPANGDPDAREWQTGEEPSPPLLTASGSGSGASKSGRRSGRRALPAAAPSESAGFMAFGGRRPHQGPRSRPAPLLTEGVRFGLHAKSIVVDDTFAMVGTHNFDPRSDHYNTESGVIIYDKRFSDRLRDSIMQDIRPENAWSIGPRQKTIPVLSSVNEFIGDVSERLPFFDLWPFRYATSYQLKPGCIPMRWKDPRFFDCYEAVGDFPEVDVSLKLIYTRMITAFGSSAAGIL, encoded by the coding sequence ATGCGACGCCACCACTTCCTCTTTCTCATCATCGCCGTCCTGGCGGTTTCGGGCTGTTCGCTGTCCGCACAGCGCATCCGGAAGGCCGACGCCGTGGTCGCGCTGACGGTGGACCGGCAGAGCAGTTGCGCCCAGGAGGCTGAGCACTGCGCCGCGCCGTCTACCCTGGTGGACGCGGCCCGGGAAGCGGACGCGGCGTCCACCGACACGCGGCCGGTGCACGTGGCCACGCTGCTGGAAGACGGCGAGACCGCCATGGCCGCGCGCATCAACCTGATCCGCGCGGCGACGCAGACCATCGACGTGCAGACCTACATCTGGGAACAGGACGACGCGGGCAAGCTGGTCCTCGACGAACTGGTGCGGGCGGCCCGCCGTGGCGTCCGCGTGCGCATCCTGGCCGACCAGCTGTTCTCCTTCCGCGATGCCGGCCTGCTGGCCGGGCTGGCGCGCGCCAGCGACCACCTCGAGATCCGCCTCTACAACCCCACCTTCCACAGCGCTCACACCACACCGATGGCCTTCGCGGCGGGCATCGTGTGCTGCTTCTTCAAGTTCAACCAGCGCATGCACAACAAGCTGATCGTGGTGGACGACGTCATCGGCATCACCGGCGGCCGCAACTACGAGGATCGCTATTTCGACTGGGACGGCACGTTCGACTACGTGGACCGCGACGTCATGATCGGCGGCCCGGCCGCCCGGGCCATGGGTGCCAGCTTCGCCCAGTTCTGGAACCACAAGCGCGCCGTGCAGCTCACGCACCTGCGCGACGTCAACAAGGAACTGGTGCGCGACACCGACGACCCACGCCATTGGGTCACGCCCACCTACGAGCATCCCGAGCGCGTGGTCGACATCGTCGCCGATGCGGAAGACCCCGAGTGGATCGCCGACCGTATCCAACGCGACACGTTGCGCATGAACCGCGTCGAATACCTGTCCGACCTGCCCGGCAAGACCGACGAGCCGAAACGGCGCGAGGCGCGTGCGCTCACCCGCCACATCATGGGCCTGGTGCGTAACGCGCACAGCGAGGTGATCCTGCAGACGCCGTACCTGGTGATGAGCAAGCCGGCGAAGAAGATCTTCAGCACGCTGCAACGCAAGCCGTCACCGCCGCGCGTGGTGGTCTCGACCAATTCCCTGGCCTCCACCGATGCGTTCGCGGTGTATGCCATGTCATACAAGCATCGCAAGCGTTACCTGATCGACTACGGCTTCGAGATCTACGAGATGAAGCCGCACCCGGCCAATGGCGACCCCGACGCACGGGAATGGCAGACCGGCGAGGAACCGTCGCCCCCCCTGCTGACCGCCAGCGGGAGCGGCAGCGGCGCCAGCAAGTCGGGACGGCGCAGTGGCCGCCGTGCGTTGCCCGCGGCGGCGCCCTCGGAATCCGCCGGCTTCATGGCCTTCGGCGGTCGCCGTCCGCACCAGGGGCCGCGATCCCGCCCGGCACCGCTGCTGACCGAGGGAGTGCGCTTCGGGCTGCACGCCAAGTCGATCGTGGTGGACGACACCTTCGCCATGGTCGGCACGCACAACTTCGACCCGCGCTCGGACCACTACAACACCGAATCGGGCGTGATCATCTACGACAAGCGTTTTTCCGACCGCCTGCGCGATTCGATCATGCAGGACATCCGCCCGGAGAACGCGTGGTCGATCGGGCCGCGACAGAAAACCATTCCCGTGCTGTCGTCGGTCAACGAATTCATCGGCGACGTCTCCGAGCGCCTGCCGTTCTTCGATCTGTGGCCGTTCCGCTATGCCACCAGCTACCAGCTCAAGCCCGGCTGCATCCCGATGCGCTGGAAAGACCCGCGCTTCTTCGACTGCTACGAGGCCGTGGGCGACTTTCCCGAAGTGGACGTGTCGCTGAAGCTGATCTACACGCGCATGATCACGGCCTTCGGCTCATCGGCCGCGGGCATCCTTTGA
- a CDS encoding sensor domain-containing protein: MNSDHPTDWPAYLLDRSLAMLAYIDADTRFRYASPAFLAWMGSDGASLVGRRADDALPAPIGALMADGIREVLASRPFFDQGMSNAAGRYAQATFTLDKDDTGQPIGVSIVLADISSRRLLEGRLRESERRFSLAFRHASIGMALVWPDGRWLQVNDALCGMLGYTENELLSTAFQDVTHPDDLAGDLALVDTLLTGDRPSYLLEKRYVHRDGHTVHGLLSASLVRDEHGEPLYFISQVQDITERKAFEDALFRERELAQVTLKSIGDAVITTDTNLVVTSLNPIAEAMTGWSSQEAVGRPMDEVFHLREPVSGLPLANPLRAAVERHTIVGLTTGAILIHRNGFESPIEDSAAPIHDHAGNVVGGVVVFHDVSETRALALKMAHLAHHDTLTGLPNRALLQSRMEYATTAATRRNQRAALLFVDIDHFKQINDSLGHAAGDALLQEVARRIRAAVRADDTVSRLGGDEFVVLLPVIDGPADASVVAEKVLAACSRAVSVDAAALAISFSIGISVYPEDAADAESLLRHADAAMYEAKMQGRNGYRFFNPSMNERNAARVRIEVELRKALARGELCLHYQPKVDVDLGAIVGAEALLRWQVDGVDVYTPEQFIPVAEDCGLIVPIGEWALREACRQAELWTRRYRPLSVSVNVSALQFQHTRFFEALSGIITDSGIHPTLLELELTERTVMEGGDHIARLLHRVKSLGVSLSLDDFGTGYCSLSYLKHFPIDTLKIDRAFIRDVAWDNDSAAIVSAIIAMGRGMNKQVLAEGVESGEQARFLRDAGCPQMQGFLFGKAISARQFEARIAAVDTGELRLLVG, translated from the coding sequence GTGAACAGCGATCATCCCACCGACTGGCCCGCCTACCTCCTGGATCGCTCATTGGCGATGCTGGCCTACATCGATGCCGATACGCGCTTTCGCTATGCGAGCCCGGCGTTCCTCGCGTGGATGGGATCGGATGGCGCCTCGCTGGTCGGCCGCCGCGCGGACGATGCCCTGCCCGCGCCGATCGGTGCGCTGATGGCCGACGGGATACGCGAGGTGCTGGCCTCCCGGCCGTTTTTCGACCAGGGCATGTCCAATGCCGCGGGGCGGTACGCCCAGGCCACCTTCACCCTCGACAAAGACGACACCGGGCAGCCGATCGGTGTGTCCATCGTGCTCGCCGACATCTCCAGCCGGCGGCTGCTCGAAGGGCGGCTGCGCGAAAGCGAGCGTCGCTTTTCACTCGCGTTCCGCCACGCCTCCATCGGCATGGCGCTGGTCTGGCCGGACGGCCGCTGGCTGCAGGTGAACGACGCCCTATGCGGCATGCTGGGCTATACCGAGAACGAACTACTCAGCACCGCCTTCCAGGACGTGACCCACCCGGACGACCTGGCCGGCGACCTGGCGCTGGTCGACACCTTGCTGACCGGCGACCGCCCATCGTACCTGCTGGAAAAACGCTACGTGCATCGCGACGGGCACACGGTGCACGGCCTGCTCAGCGCATCGCTGGTGCGCGATGAACATGGCGAGCCGCTGTATTTCATTTCGCAGGTGCAGGACATCACCGAGCGCAAGGCCTTCGAGGATGCGCTGTTCCGCGAGCGAGAGCTGGCGCAGGTGACGCTGAAGTCCATCGGCGATGCCGTGATCACCACCGATACGAACCTGGTCGTCACCTCGCTCAATCCCATCGCCGAAGCCATGACCGGCTGGTCCAGCCAGGAAGCGGTCGGCCGGCCGATGGACGAGGTATTCCATCTGCGCGAGCCCGTGTCGGGGCTGCCGCTGGCCAATCCGCTGCGGGCCGCGGTGGAGAGGCACACCATCGTCGGCCTCACCACCGGCGCCATCCTCATCCACCGCAATGGCTTCGAAAGCCCCATCGAGGATTCGGCCGCGCCCATCCACGACCATGCCGGCAACGTCGTCGGCGGGGTGGTGGTGTTCCACGACGTGAGCGAGACGCGCGCGCTGGCGCTGAAGATGGCGCATCTGGCCCACCACGACACCCTGACCGGCCTGCCCAACCGGGCCCTGCTGCAATCGCGCATGGAGTACGCCACCACGGCGGCCACGCGACGCAACCAGCGTGCCGCCCTGCTCTTCGTCGACATCGACCATTTCAAGCAGATCAACGACAGCCTGGGCCACGCCGCCGGCGACGCCCTGCTGCAGGAGGTGGCGCGACGTATCCGCGCGGCGGTGCGCGCGGACGACACGGTAAGCCGACTGGGTGGCGACGAGTTCGTGGTGTTGCTGCCGGTGATCGATGGCCCGGCGGATGCCAGCGTCGTGGCGGAGAAGGTGCTGGCCGCCTGCAGCCGGGCGGTCAGCGTCGACGCCGCCGCACTGGCCATCAGTTTCAGTATCGGCATCAGCGTGTATCCCGAGGACGCGGCGGATGCGGAGTCGTTGTTGCGCCACGCCGACGCCGCCATGTACGAAGCGAAGATGCAGGGCCGCAACGGCTACCGCTTCTTCAATCCCAGCATGAACGAGCGCAATGCCGCCCGTGTGCGGATCGAGGTGGAACTGCGCAAGGCGCTGGCGCGCGGCGAGCTTTGCCTGCATTACCAGCCCAAGGTGGACGTGGACCTGGGCGCCATCGTCGGTGCCGAGGCGCTGCTGCGCTGGCAGGTGGACGGCGTGGACGTCTATACGCCCGAGCAGTTCATCCCGGTGGCGGAAGACTGCGGACTGATCGTGCCGATCGGCGAGTGGGCACTGCGCGAAGCCTGCCGCCAGGCGGAGCTGTGGACGCGGCGCTACCGACCGCTCTCCGTATCGGTCAACGTATCCGCCCTGCAGTTCCAGCACACGCGCTTCTTCGAAGCGCTCAGCGGCATCATCACCGACAGCGGCATCCATCCCACCCTGCTGGAGCTGGAGCTGACCGAGCGCACGGTGATGGAGGGCGGCGACCACATTGCCCGGCTGTTGCACCGCGTGAAGTCGCTGGGTGTGTCGCTGAGCCTGGACGATTTCGGTACCGGCTATTGCAGCCTGTCGTACCTCAAGCACTTCCCCATCGATACGTTGAAGATCGACCGCGCCTTCATCCGCGACGTGGCCTGGGACAACGACAGCGCAGCCATCGTCAGCGCGATCATCGCGATGGGCCGGGGCATGAACAAGCAGGTGCTGGCCGAAGGCGTGGAAAGCGGCGAGCAGGCCCGTTTCCTGCGCGATGCGGGCTGCCCGCAGATGCAGGGCTTCCTGTTCGGCAAGGCCATATCGGCGCGCCAGTTCGAGGCACGCATCGCGGCCGTGGATACGGGCGAGTTGCGCCTCCTGGTCGGCTGA
- a CDS encoding ParA family protein, with amino-acid sequence MLTTLVASSKGGCGKTTLVTQLATHWAQSGKQTAIIDADRQHSSLRWAARRPENAPAVTALEGSRKAFDRLPETIQRVIVDTPAGVDEKDLEPYLDKADVILVPVLPSHFDLDATLDFLAVLRAIPRVKRGKLPVGLVGNRLKPWTNASQAAIVELGERAPFPVVAELRDSQAYVLLTALGKGIFDYHSENVRGHQDDWGKLLRWIKRNT; translated from the coding sequence ATGCTTACGACGCTCGTGGCAAGCAGCAAGGGGGGTTGCGGCAAGACGACACTGGTCACCCAGCTCGCCACCCATTGGGCCCAGTCCGGCAAGCAGACCGCCATCATCGATGCGGACCGGCAACATTCCAGCCTGCGCTGGGCCGCCCGGCGGCCGGAAAACGCACCGGCCGTCACCGCCCTGGAAGGCAGCCGCAAGGCCTTCGATCGCCTGCCCGAGACCATCCAGCGGGTGATCGTCGACACCCCCGCCGGGGTGGACGAGAAGGACCTCGAACCCTACCTGGACAAGGCCGACGTCATCCTGGTGCCGGTGCTGCCCTCGCATTTCGACCTCGATGCCACCCTGGACTTCCTGGCCGTGCTTCGCGCCATCCCGCGGGTGAAGCGCGGCAAGCTGCCGGTGGGCCTGGTGGGCAATCGCCTCAAGCCGTGGACCAACGCCAGCCAGGCCGCCATCGTCGAACTGGGCGAACGCGCGCCGTTTCCCGTCGTGGCGGAACTTCGCGACTCGCAGGCGTACGTCTTGCTCACGGCGCTCGGTAAGGGCATCTTCGATTACCACTCGGAAAACGTACGCGGACACCAGGACGACTGGGGAAAACTGCTTCGCTGGATCAAGCGGAACACCTGA
- the ntrC gene encoding nitrogen regulation protein NR(I) yields the protein MTEIWIADDDRGVRFVLAEALRDAGHSVREFSAGDAVRAALHESRPALLVTDVRMPGENGLRLLEDLTRRNIGPVIVMSAFTDVATTAAAYRAGAADYLAKPFDLDRAVEAVGRALAAAHEEVIAPAPREDEHALLGESTAMREVFRLIGRVAASDLNVLITGETGTGKELVARALHEESARHGKPYVALNTAAIPSELLESELFGHEAGAFTGATRRQAGRFEQAEGGTLFLDEIGDMPIGLQTRLLRVLAGGEFYRVGGREAIRSNVRIVAATHQDLEARVEQGLFRADLKHRLDVVRIQLPSLRQRSGDIPLLARHFLARAAAELGVPPKRFSRGAMKAVEQRDYPGNVRELENLCRRLAVVAPGLEILASDLGSLPARETRGVEWTDALRIWAQDALAQGEPDIHARAREALDKTLLQAALLANDGHRQHAAAALGVGRNTLTRKLGASRKRRPSNGQPT from the coding sequence ATGACTGAGATATGGATCGCCGACGACGATCGCGGGGTGCGTTTCGTGCTGGCCGAGGCCCTGCGCGATGCCGGTCACAGCGTGCGCGAATTCAGCGCGGGCGATGCGGTGCGCGCGGCGCTGCACGAGAGTCGTCCAGCGCTGCTCGTCACCGATGTGCGCATGCCGGGCGAGAACGGCCTGCGCCTGCTCGAAGACCTCACCCGGCGCAACATCGGCCCGGTAATCGTCATGAGTGCGTTCACCGATGTCGCCACCACGGCGGCGGCGTATCGTGCTGGCGCTGCCGATTACCTGGCCAAGCCGTTCGACCTCGACCGGGCGGTGGAGGCGGTGGGTCGCGCGCTGGCCGCCGCCCATGAGGAAGTCATCGCACCCGCGCCGCGCGAGGACGAACACGCGCTGCTCGGTGAGAGCACCGCCATGCGCGAAGTATTCCGCCTCATCGGCCGTGTCGCGGCCAGCGACCTCAACGTGCTGATCACCGGCGAGACCGGCACGGGCAAGGAATTGGTGGCGCGCGCGCTGCACGAGGAAAGCGCACGGCACGGTAAGCCCTATGTCGCGCTGAACACTGCCGCCATTCCGTCGGAGCTGCTGGAAAGCGAGTTGTTCGGCCACGAGGCCGGCGCGTTCACCGGCGCCACGCGGCGGCAAGCCGGGCGGTTCGAGCAGGCCGAAGGCGGCACGCTGTTCCTCGATGAAATCGGCGACATGCCGATCGGCCTGCAGACCCGCCTGCTGCGCGTGCTGGCCGGTGGCGAGTTCTATCGTGTGGGTGGGCGCGAGGCGATCCGCAGCAACGTGCGCATCGTCGCCGCCACGCACCAGGACCTGGAGGCGCGGGTGGAGCAGGGCCTGTTCCGCGCGGACCTCAAGCATCGTCTGGACGTGGTGCGCATCCAGCTACCGTCGCTGCGCCAGCGCAGCGGCGACATCCCCCTGCTGGCCCGGCACTTCCTCGCCCGTGCGGCGGCCGAACTGGGTGTGCCGCCCAAGCGTTTCTCGCGTGGCGCGATGAAGGCGGTGGAGCAGCGCGATTACCCGGGCAACGTGCGAGAACTTGAAAACCTCTGCCGTCGCCTTGCCGTGGTGGCGCCGGGCCTGGAGATACTGGCCAGCGACCTGGGCAGCCTGCCGGCGCGGGAGACGCGCGGCGTGGAATGGACGGATGCCCTGCGCATCTGGGCCCAGGACGCGCTGGCGCAGGGCGAGCCCGATATCCACGCGCGTGCCCGCGAGGCGCTGGACAAGACCCTGCTGCAGGCCGCCCTGCTGGCCAACGACGGCCACCGGCAGCACGCTGCGGCGGCGCTCGGTGTCGGCCGCAACACCCTCACACGCAAACTCGGTGCGTCGCGCAAGCGGCGGCCGTCCAACGGACAACCCACATGA
- a CDS encoding YceI family protein, which translates to MRHLLWAIALLLSTMPVSAADLRIDPTRSRAEFSVRLLWVSTVAGSFENIRGELAIDHEARTAIVRADLATESITMESARLRRWVLAPEFFDAVHYPQIQFVSEPLPLDLISQGGDVKGQLTMRGITRPVTFHLQANRCPSDALAGCVLQLQGMIDRTDFEMRGRRGALSDRVNLGMAIVLSPP; encoded by the coding sequence ATGCGCCACCTGCTCTGGGCGATCGCCTTGCTGCTGTCGACGATGCCGGTGTCGGCCGCCGACCTGCGGATCGACCCGACCCGTTCGCGGGCCGAGTTCAGCGTTCGCCTGCTGTGGGTAAGCACGGTCGCCGGCAGCTTCGAAAACATCCGGGGTGAGCTGGCCATCGACCATGAGGCGCGCACGGCCATCGTGCGCGCCGACCTGGCCACCGAAAGCATCACCATGGAATCGGCCCGCCTGCGGCGCTGGGTGCTGGCGCCGGAATTCTTCGACGCGGTGCATTACCCACAGATCCAGTTCGTGTCCGAGCCGCTTCCGCTGGACCTCATCAGCCAGGGTGGCGACGTGAAGGGCCAGCTGACCATGCGCGGCATCACCCGCCCCGTAACCTTCCACCTCCAGGCCAACCGCTGCCCGTCGGACGCGCTGGCCGGTTGCGTGCTCCAGCTGCAAGGCATGATCGACCGCACCGACTTCGAGATGCGTGGGCGCCGGGGTGCGCTGTCCGACCGGGTGAACCTCGGCATGGCGATCGTCCTCAGCCCGCCCTGA
- a CDS encoding SixA phosphatase family protein — protein MHELILLRHAEAEPGTDGKDDRERKLTEHGRNEARAAGEWLASHGVKYDRILCSPAERTRETAALALGQVEPSYESGIYDATPGDLYDLLDQQADVERVVLVGHNPGIEQLVAFLVEGRSEDYRGMPPGGMARLVFSGGLEPGKAKLETFWSPPN, from the coding sequence ATGCACGAACTCATCCTGTTGCGCCATGCCGAGGCGGAGCCCGGCACCGACGGCAAGGACGATCGCGAGCGAAAACTGACCGAGCACGGCCGTAACGAAGCGCGCGCCGCAGGCGAATGGCTGGCCAGCCACGGCGTGAAGTACGACCGCATCCTCTGCTCCCCCGCGGAGCGCACCAGGGAAACCGCCGCCCTGGCGCTCGGCCAGGTCGAGCCCTCCTACGAGTCAGGCATCTACGACGCGACACCGGGCGACCTCTACGACCTGCTGGACCAGCAAGCCGACGTGGAGCGCGTGGTCCTGGTCGGGCACAACCCCGGCATTGAACAACTGGTCGCCTTTCTTGTCGAAGGCAGGTCAGAGGATTATCGCGGCATGCCGCCGGGTGGCATGGCCCGACTGGTATTCAGTGGTGGACTGGAACCGGGCAAGGCCAAACTCGAGACCTTCTGGTCCCCTCCCAACTGA